The DNA sequence GTCGAGCCGCAGGTCCACCAGCGAAACATGGAAGGCACTCGGGTTATGCACTTCGATCCGGCCGGGCTGGGGCGTGCGCCATTGCAGGCCATCGGCTGCCGCACTGGCCGAGCCTGGCAGGCCGGCAGGGCGGTAGAACAGCTTCAGGCGCTGGCGGATGGCGAACTGCAGGGTGTCGGCCTGTTCGGGCTTGCGCGGGATCTCGAGAATGTTCAGCCAGAACAGTGACTCCCTGTCCTCGGGCAGGCCCTGGCCGGCGTACAGCACCCGCAGCAGCTGCTGGCCGTTGGCCGGTATCAAGGCTAACGGCGGGACAACCGCGAAGGGGGTATCGCGGCCCTCGTCGGGGCTGCTGACCCAGCTCTGCACGACCGTGTCGAGGCCGCTGCGATTGACCACGTTGATGTTCGTTTCCTTGGCCGAGCCCTGGTAGATCAGGCGTGTGCCTTCGATCTTGAGCTGGCACCAGGCCGTGGAGGCCAGGCTCATCAGCAGGAGTGCCGCCATGGCCGGGCGCGAGAGGGTATGAAGCAGGCGCGACATGGTCGGGAAGGGGCTCCGGTGAGGTTGGCTGGGAGGGGCCTGGCTATCCTAGACCGCTGCACCGCCGCCGGCTTTGAGACGTTTCTTAAACCGTCGCGTGGTTTATTTTGCGGGTTTGTGAACGACCTCACGCACGCAGCCAGGCCAGCCAACGCTCATCCGATAGTCTCAAGCGTGGGTATCGGGGAGTGGAAATCATGAGCGGCAAGCGATTCGCAGTGACTGTGGCAATGTGCCTGGCCCTGGTGGGCCAGGCCCAGGCAGGCGGCGTTGTCGCCTCAGGAGTTCTGCAATTCAGTGGCAGCATCGTCGAACCATCCTGCACCACCACGGTGGGCAGTGCCGGTTGGCGCATGGATAACTGTCCGGCGCTGGCGCGTGACAGCGTCATTGGCATCCAAGCGGTGGACGAGCAGGCGCTGCCGGCGCACGCGGTACGCATTGATCGTGGGCACAGCGTGGACCAGGCCTACAGGCTGGTCGATGAGCACGGCAAGCCGCTGACCCAAGGCCATTACGTGGTGGTCGTGACCTCACCTTGAGGGTGGCGCAGCCAGCCTTGAGTCAGCGCTGGCGCAATTGTCGCGGGGTGGCATTGAGCAGGCGCCGCATCAGCCGCCGCAGCGCCGTTGCGTCCTGGTAGCCGACCTGCGCCGAGACCGCTTCGACGGAATAGTCGCCAGACTCGAGCAGCGCCCGGGCCTTGTGCAACTGTACCCGCTGGATCAGCTGCCGGGTGGAGTGTCCCGTTGCCTTGCGCACATGGCGCGACAGGGTCCGCTCGGACATGCCGACGCTTGCCGCCAGGGCCGTGACGCTGGCCGGTTCCGGCAGCGACCTCTCGATCTCGGCAGTCAGGCGCGAGATCAGCGCATTGCCTTGGGCCAGCACGGCGGGGATGACAAAAGGCGCCTGCAGTTGCCGGCGGTCGAGCAGCAGCGCCTTGCCTACCGCGTCGGCGATTTCAGGTGACAGGCGCCGACGAAGCAGGTGCAGCATCAGGTCGGTTTGCGCGAAGGCGGCACCTGCCGTGGTCACTGGGTGATCGGCCAGCACCATGAAGTCCGGGTCTACGCGGCAACCGGGTGCCAGTTGCTGCAGATGCGCTGCCAGCCACCAGGAGGTGGTCACCCGTCGGCCGTCCAGCAGCCCGGCTGCCTGCAGCAGAAACACCGCCGAGCAGGATGCGGCAATTTCCTGGCCGCTGGCGATATGACTGCGCAGCGCAGCGAGAAAGGGCGCTGTCCATGGCTCGGCGAGGCGCTGCTCGAGCAGCTCGATGTCGCTGACGCCGATGCCCGGTATGACCCAGCAGGAATGGTCCGCGGCGCTTGCTTCGAGTGGTTGTACCGGCAGTTGCAGGCCATGGCCCAGCGCTACCGGACCCGGTTGCGGGCCGCAAACCCGCCAGCGTGGTGCGGCCAGGCCGAGCCGCCCGCTGACGGTGGCTGCGCTGGCGAGGATGTCCAGGGTGGCGGCGACGCTCGTCGCGAATGCCCCCGGTGTGACCAGGATGGTGAAATCGTACATTGTCGGATTATGCTCGAAACGGGACGGATCCGACACTTATGCACGCAACGGCTGGCAGGCCTAATGGCGCCTCCATTCATCATCAAGGTTTCCGCCATGCCCAACATTCTGATCAAGGTACCTGCCGGAGCTTTCAACGAGGCGCAACGCGAACAGCTGCTCAAGCGCGTCAGCGAGGCCGCCATCGCCCACGAACACATGGGTAGCGCGCTACCGCAGCGCGGCCTGTGCTGGGTACTCATCGAGCAGGTCCGTGGCGCTGACTGGCTGTGTGGCGGGGTGAACCTGCACGCCCAGGCCATTCCCTGCATCGTCACGGTAAAGGTGCCGGCCGGGGTCCTCGATGCACAGATGCGCAAGGATTATGTGCAGGGCCTGCACCAGGCCATCGAACACTGCGTGGGGCAGGCTGACGGGCGCATGCTGATGACGTCGATACAGCTGGTCGACGTCGCCGATGGCACCTGGGGCGCAAACGGCAACCTCTGGCATCTCGCCGATTTCACCCGCGCTGCCGGTTACGGCCATCTTGTCGCTCGCGCCCAGCCATGCGGCTAAAACCTGCGTACCGCCGTGCAGACGGGTTGGGCGATCCAGCCAGCCGGCACGGCGCTGTCAGGGGTGGGCTGGATAGTCGATGTAGCCTCGTTCGTCGCCACCAAAGAAGGTTGCTGGGTCGGGGGTGTTGAGTTGCAGGCCGTCGCGGATACGGCGTGGCAAGTCCGGGTTGGCCAGGAACGGTCGGCCGAAAGCCACCACGTCGGCACGGCCTTCGGCAATCGCTTGTTCGGCAGAAGCTGCGTCGTAGCCGCCTGCGATCACCAGGACACCTTCCCAGGCATCGCGCAGCTGCAAGATGATCTCGTCCCAGCGCGGGTCGAAGTTTTCGTCCTTGACGGTACCGACGACCGCGGGCTCGACCAGGTGCAGGTAGGCCAAGCCGTAGCGGTTCAGCGACTTGACGATGTAGCTGAACGTTTCGAAGGGGGTGTCATCGCCCATGCCCATGAACCGCCCCATCGGGGTGAGGCGCACACCGACGCGATCGGCGCCGATCTCTCGCGCCACGGCCTGGACCACCGCCAGCAGCAGGCGCGCCCGATTCTGGTACGAGCCGCCGTAAGGGTCGCTGCGCTGGTTGCTGTTGCTGTTGATGAACTGGTCGAGCAGGTAGCCGTTGCCGGCGTGGATCTCGACGCCATCCATGCCCGCCGCCATGGCATTGAGCGCAGCATTGCGGTAATCATCGATGATCGCCGCGATCTCTTCGACTTCCAGGGCGCGCGGGACCGGTACATCACCCCACACGCCATTGCCGTCGTGGTCGACGATGAACGTCTTGCCGGGCGCTGCGATTGCACTCGGTGCCACGGGCAGGCCATGGTCAGGCTGGAAGCTGGGGTGCGATACGCGCCCGACGTGCCACAGCTGCATGAAGATGCGGCCGTCCTGTGCGTGCACCTTGTCGCTCACCTGTTTCCAGGCTGCGATCTGTTCAGCCGTGTAGATGCCGGGGGTCCATGCATAACCTTGGCCCTGCCGGGAGATTTGCGTGGCTTCGGTGATGATCAACGCTGCGCTGGCGCGCTGGGCATAATATTCCGCTGCCATTGCCGTCGGGATATCGCCGGGTTGGCCCGCACGGGAGCGGGTCAAGGGGGCCATGGCAATACGGTGTGGCAGTTGCAAGGCGCCCACGCGAATGGGATTGAACAGGTGAGGGGCCATTACTCAGTTCCTTTGCAAGTGGTTTGAATGCGGTTGGCAAGTGCAGCGCTAGCGCGGCTGTTTGCTGGAGTCAGGTTAATGTCCGGCGCCCAGACTGATAATCAGCACAACCGGGGCAAGTGCATTGCGCAACTCGCAAAGCCCGGGAACCTTCAAAGCGCCGTTCGCGCTTTACCTCGGTAAACCCGCAGCACATCAGCCATGACCGACAATGCAATTTCGGCGGGGGTCCTGGAGCCGATATCCAGGCCGATGGGCATGTGCAGACGGGCGACATCCGCAGCCGACAAACCGCCGATCCGGCGCAATCGCTCCGCGCGTCTTTCCGAGGTCCGTTTCGAGCCCATGGCACCGATGTAGAAGGCAGGCGTGTGCACGGCCTCCATCAATGCGAGGTCGTCGATTCTAGGATCATGGGTCAGCGCAACGACCGCCGTCGCTTCGTGGCAACCGCCGTTGGCGATGTAGATCGAGGGCAGTAGCGGAATCACCGTCACGCCCTCCAGCGCCAGCGTGGCCACTTCTTCTCGCGGGTCGCATGCGATCACTTCAAAGCCCAGGGCCCGGGCGAACTGTGCACAGGCCTCGGCAACCGGTGACAGGCCTGCCAGCAGCAAGCGCAGTGCCGGGCCCAGGCTGATCTCCAGGCGGCTGCCAATACGCACCACGGTGTCGCTGCCGTCGGTGCGGCTGCGGGTGCTGAACAGGCCGCCTTCCAGGTCAATCACCCGGGTCAGCCGACGTTGACCGCGCAGCGCGTCGAGCAACTGGCGCAGGTGGGCGCGCCATTCGGCGCTCGGGCGCCTGTGCTCGACCAGTACGTCCAGGCTACCGCCACACGGCAGCTGCAGGCGACTTCGCTCCTCGGCACTGGCGCCGTAGCAGATGACCTGTGCTGGTGCGGCATGCTCGCCACGGCCGAGTGCTTCGAGAAATGCCTCCTCGACACAGCCGCCGGACAACGAGCCGCTGTGCGCGCCGGACTGGATGGCCACCAACATTGCGCCAGGCGCGCGCGGTGCCGAACCGAAGGTGGAAAGGACCGTGCATAACCACACGCTGTGTCCTTCGTCTGCCCAGGCCAGCGCCTGCTCCAGCACCGTCACATCAAGATGTTGCATCTGCCGTTACCTTTGCAAAACGCGGGTTCAAGTACCGCCGGTTCATGCCTTGCGGGCCAGCGGCAGCGCCAGCCGGCGCTGGCCGGTGGCATCCGCCACTGCGTTACCCAGGGCTGCGGCCATCGGGCCCTGGACGATTTCGGCTGCACCGAGGAAGGGTTGGCCAGGCTGGTCGATCAGGTGCACTTCCACGTGTTTCGGCAGTTGCGGGAAGCGCAGGATCGGATAGCCACTCCAGTCATAGCTGCGTACCCCACCGGGGTCATAACTGACCGCCTCGTAGAGCGTCCAGCTGCTCGACTGGACGATGCCACCCTCGACCTGGTTGCGCAGCCCATCGGGGTTGACGATCTGCCCGACGTCCACCGCCGTGACTACCCGCTGAATCGCGATCTCGCCGGTTTGCGGATGCACCTGGATTTCCACTGCCACCGCGCAGTAGCCCATGATGTTCTTGTAGCGGGCGAAGCCCAGGCCGATGCCCGTGCCCGGTGCAGGCGACCGCCGTGGCCAGGCGAACTCATCGCGGGCCCGTTCGACCACGGCGCGGGCCCTTGGGTCGGTGAGATGGCTGAGGCGGAACTCGACGGCATCCACGCCTGCCTGCGCCGCCAGTTCGTCCAGGCAGGCCTCGATGGCAAACACATTGATATGGGCACCCAGCGAGCGCATTGCCGAAGTGCGGAACGGCATTTCGCTGATGAAGTGCATGTCGATGTCGCTTGCGCCCGTCTGGTACAGCGGGATCGCGTTGCGGTCGCCATCCCCTTCTGGCTGGGCAATCGGCACCGATGGCGCCGAGGTGAACGGGCGGGCGAGCAGGCGCGCGGGCACCAGGCGGCCGGCGTTGGTGATGCGCTCGTTATGTGGCGTGGTCCATAGCTGGTACTTCCAGTGGTTGATGCGGCCGCTGCTGTCCAGGCCGGCTTCCAGTTCGGTGAGCATGGCCGAGCTGTACGGTTCCCACAGGTTTTCCTGTTCGCGCATCCATTGCACGCGCACCGGCACGCCTGGTACTCGCATGGCGATGAGCGCCGCGTCGGCTGCGGCATCATCGGCACCGTTGTGGCCGTAGCATCCGGAACCTTCGGCGTGGATGCAGCGCACAGCCGTCAGCGGTAGGCCGAGCATTTCGGCGATGCCCGCACGCAGCGGGAACACACCTTGGGTATGGGTCCAGACGGTCAACGTACCGTCCTTGAACCAGGCCAGCGAGCAGGAGGGGCCGATGGAACCGTGCATCAGGTATTGTTTGGTGACACGCGCCCGATAGGTCTTGCCACTTGAAGGCGTCGGCTGGCCTTCGTGCTGGATGGGGTAGCGCCTGGATTGCAGCTTGGGCAGCAGCTGGTGGATGACGGCCTGGTCCGGAATCACCTCGCCAGTGGTCCACGTTGCCGCCGCGTAGCCCGCCCGCATGGCCTTGATGGCCTGCCATTCATCCCTGGCCACCACGGCGAGATAGTTGCCGTCCTCGACCACCTTGACGATGCCCGGCAGGCGTTCAATCGCCTGTTTATCGAAACCGGTGAGCGTGCAGCCCGGCCTGGGTGGCCGGATCACCCGGGCATGGAGCATGTCCGGCAGGCGCATGTCCTGCACGAACGCCGCGCCACCGCTGACCTTGGCCGGAATATCCAGGCGTGGGATGGCGTGGCCGATGAGCTTGAACTGCGCAGGTGGAAGGTCCGGCGAGTTGGCCTTGGCATATTGATGCAGGTCCACGCCCGCTACCGCCTCGGCATAGCTCATGCGGGCGCCGGACGGGGCCGTGATCATCGCACCGCCTGTCTGCAGCGACGATACGTCCACGCCCCAGCGCCTGGCGGCCGACTCCATCAGCATCTGCCGCACCTGCGCGGCGGCATTGAACAGCGCCGTGCCGCTGTCGAAGATGGTATGGCTGCCGGCCGTGTAGCCTTCGTTCGGTGTCAGCGCCGTGTCCGCCGTAAGGAAGGTGACCGCCGCCGGCGAGACGTCCAGCCGCTCGGCCGCAATCTGCAACAGCGCGGTCTTCACCCCGGTGCCCAACTCCACTTTCCCGGTATACACGGTGATGCCTTCGACGCCGACCTTGATCCACGCGTCGAGGTAAGGGTTGGTGCGCAAGCTGCCGGGCAGATCCGGGGCGAGCACGACAGTACCGAGGGTATCCACCTCGGTATCGGCCAGCGCCTTGCGGGCGGCCGGCATCAGCGCGAATGCCATCAGCAGGCTGCCGCCCTGCAGGAACGCGCGGCGACCGAATTCAGTTGTGGACGACATGCAGGCCACCGTTTTCGACGACGCGGGTGATCGCTTCGATGATTCGAAGATGCGTGCCGCAGCGACACAGGTTGGTGGCCATGTGCGCGCGGATGGTGGCTGCGTCGGGCCGCGGATTCTGCTCCAGCAAGGCTTGGGCGCGCATGATCATCCCGGCGATGCAGTAGCCACACTGCGCGGCCTGGGTATCGATGAAGGCTTGTTGCAGCGGGCCTGGCCGTTCAGGCGTGCCCAGGCTCTCGACGGTGCGCACGTGGCGGCCTTGCATGCCAGCACACGGGGTCACGCAGGCGAATACCGGCTGGTCGTCGACGATGACGGTGCACGCGCCACACTGGCCCAGCCCGCAGCCATACTTGGCGCCGTTGAGTTCCAGGTGGTTGCGCAAGGCATAGAGCAGCGGCATGTCCGGGTCGATATCCAGGCTGTGCAGCTTGCCGTTGACTGTAAGGTTCACGTTGCTCATGGGGTCTCCTCGCGCAGAGCCTGAATAGTCGAATGCAAATCCGGCCACGGCCGATCTGGGGCGGCTTGGCCACGGACGAAGGCCGCCAGGGCGGCGAGCTGCTGGTCGTTCAGGCTGGCCGCGAAGGGCGGCATCGCCGGGCCGGGCTCACCGGGTGTGGAGGCAATGCCTTCCAGTACCGTCTTGATGAAGTTGCGTGGCGCAGGGGCTTGCACCGAGGACGTCGCCGTCAGCGCTGGCCGGCCGTCGATACTGCGCATCGGTGCGGCTGCACCGTGGCAGCCTGCGCAGGCGGCCTGGAACAGATCACCCCCGAGGCTGGACGATTCGGCCGAGGCCACAGCCTTTGTTTCGAGCGTGGCGGGTTGGTGGGGGGAGGCCGGCAAACTGAGCAGATATTCCGCCATGGCTTCGACGTCGCTCCGAGGCAGCCGCGCGAGTTCCTGGCTGACCGGGCGCATGGGGCCGGCCGCGGTGCCATGGCCGTCGACGACCTTGGCTTGCAGGTAATCCACCAGCTGGGCTTGGGTCCAGGGCGTTTCGCGGCTGGCCAGGCCGAGCAGGGAAGGGGCCGCCCAGCCGTCAACCACGCCACCGGCAAGCGCCTGGCCCGTTTTCTCGGCACCGAGCAGGTTCAAAGGGGTATGGCATCCGCCGCAGTGGCCCGCGCCTTCGACCAGGTAGCGGCCACGGTTCCACTGCGGCGACGCCTGCGCGGTCGGCACGAACGGCGCTGAATGCAGGAACAACAGGTTCCAGCCCGCGACCAGCGGGCGCAGGTTCATCGGGAACTTCATGCGGTTGGGGGTTGCCGGCTGGTACACCGGAGGCCCGCTCATCAGGTAGGCATAGGCGTCCGCCAGGTCCTGATCGTCGAGCAGCCGGTAATGCGTGTATGGGAAGGCTGGGTAGAGGAAATGCCCATCGCGGGAAATCCCGTCGCGCATGGCGCGCTGGAATGCTTCGAGTGGCCAGCTGCCGATACCGGTCTGCGCGTCAGGGGTGATGTTGGTGCTGTACAGCGTGCCAAACGGCGTCACCAGTGGCAGGCCGCCTGCCAGGTACTTGCCGCCAGGGCGCGTATGGCAGACCGCGCAGTCGCCGGCGGTGACGACCTGGGCACCGCGTGCGATCTGTGCGGGTTCGAATGCCATGGGCCGCTCGATCGGATCGATTGCCGGTCGCCACATCAACCCGAACGCTGCGGCTAGCCCACCCACGCCCAGCGCAATAGCTGCCAATGCCCAACGCTTCCTACGTGACATCGATACCCACCTCGTTCTCCGCCCTTGGCAACCAGCAACTCCCGGTATTGCCGGATGCCGATCAGTTCAGGGCGAGCCTAAAGGAGCACGGCTTGTGCGGGTATGGGTCGCTCGCGCAAGGCAGCTTTGCTCATTACGCAAGGCTGGCAGCGCGTGTTCGATAGCACGCCTGTTCAATCTCGAGGCCGGGCAGGTGGCTATGCTGCAGGCTGATGCAACCTCGACTGGTGATGCCACCAGCTTCCCTCTGGATATCTTCGACAGGGTCGGTCAATGGACAAGTTTCTCGCCTTGAGCATGTTCGTAGAAACGGTACGTTGCGGTGGCTACTCCGCCGCAGCCCGCAAGCTTGGCGTGGCAACATCGTCCGTGGCGCGTCAGGTGGCAGCACTGGAGGCGGAGCTGGGCACCACGCTCATTACCCGCAGCACCCGCCAGAACCGCCTGACCGACCTGGGCCAAGCCTATTTCGACAACGCGGTGGGCATTCTCGATGCGCTCGCTGCAGCCGATGGCATGGTCACCGACAGGGGCAGCGAAGCGAAAGGCAAGCTGCGGGTCAGCGTGCCGGTGGAGTTCGGCCGACGCTTGATCTCTCCCCACCTTGGTCGGTTTCTGGCGAGCCATCCAGAGCTGGAGGTCAGCCTCAACCTCAGCGACGAGCGCGTGGACCTTTACAAGGACCGTATCGACCTGACCGTGCGCCTGGGGTCGACCGTCTCCAGCGAGGACGTGATCTGCACCACCATCGGTCATTTCCAGCGTTGGCTGGTGGCCAGCCCGGGCTACCTGGAGCGACACGGTGCGCCGACGCAACCGAGCGAACTCACCCAGCATTCCTGCATGCGCTTCGATTACGGCGGGCCAATGCGCGACTGGCTGTTCGAGGTGGCTGACGAGACGGTACCCGTCGCGGTGCAGGGCCGGATGCAGAGCAACAATGCCGACATTCTCAGGCAGGCGGCGGTCGCCGGGCAGGGCGTTGCGCTGCTGGCCGACTGGCTGGTTGCCGAGGATGTGCAACAGGGCCGGCTCACCCGCTTGCTGCCTGAATATGAAGTGAACCCGGTGTCAGTCAACGCCTCGATCAATATCGTCTACCTGCCGATCAATCGCGCCTCGACGCGTATCAGGGCCTTTGCGCATTTCATGAAACAGCTGGTCAGTGTTGCCTAGCGACATTGCGCAACGCTCTATTGCGTGCTGTGTGGCTTCTGCCTGTGCAGCTGACGCCGTACGCTGGGCTGAACCACCTTACTCAGGGTCTGGACCATGCACATTCCCCCGCTCCTGGCGTTCGACTTTCTTGACCCTTGGAGCTGGGTAGCGCAGCGCCGGCTTGCGCTCGCGATGAGCCAGGTCGGGCAACCACTGAAGGTCACTTTTCAGCCGTGCCGCTCGCCGTTGAGCCGTGCCGCCGCTGGCATGGCCTACCACGACTTTCTCGAACGTCGCTTTGGCACCCAGGCGCTGATACAGCAGTCCCTGGTGGCTGCGGAAATGCGCCAGCTTGGCATTGAACCGGCGTTCAGCCAGATCGTCCGCCTGCCCGACACGCGCCCCGCGCTTGCCGCTGTACTGTGGCTGCAGCGTAGCGGGAAACCCGCTCATCACTTTGTGGAAAGTGTCTTCGAAGCCTTGTATTGCCATGGCCAGGACATCGGCGATCCGGCAGTCCTGAAACAGCTGCTGCTGCGAGAGCGAGTAGCTTTGAGCGAAGTCGTGCAATTCATGCACAGCGACACGTTCAGTGAGGAATTGCAGGCCAGCGAAGCCACGGCTGCGGCGTGGGCGGGGCGTGTGATTCCATCTTTGCGCATCAACGGTACGGTGGTATTCGGTGCGCAGACACCGAGTGTTCTGGCGCCGATGCTTGGCTTCTTCGGCGCTCAGCAAGAATGAAATGGCCATCAAGGCAATCAAGGACAGGGTATTGCCCAGTTTTGCAATCTTTGTTGCACGGTTAGGGATTGCAGTCAGGCTTTGCGTCGCTTCTGCGCAAATGCCTCCAGGGTAACCGTCCTGGCTGAATTAGTCGGCAGGTTGTAAGTCGCTCTCGGTAAATGGTTGCTAGGTTCTGTGTGAAAAGTCTTGAGACGAAGGTCAGGCAAGGCGAAAACAGCCGAGGAAGCGGAGTTTACGGGTTGTAAATGAGCATTCCGAGGCTGTTTTCAACGCAGCATCACCGAGTATCAAGGCTTTTCACACAGAGCCTAGGGGGCGAGCAGTTTTGCGTTTGGACTGTGTTCAGCACGCGATGTAGTCCTTGCGTGATTCACGAGCTGCCTATTAGTATGCGATCGCTCGGCAGGATCAGCCGAAATGTTTTTCCATCCGCGAAACAAGGAGGTGCCCTATGACCCGGTTTTCAATGATGTGTCTGCTAATAAACCGTCAACGAAATCCTGAAGGGGCCCCTTTTGCCCCGCGGAGAATCAAACATGTCCAATCTTTGCCCACCGGTGTTTCTTGTTAGCCTCAGCTCGCCAGAGGAAGAAGCACTCTGCCGCGCCCTACGGGTACGCGACGACCAAAGTGATTTTATTGCCAGCAATGCCGAATCGCTGGAACAGGCTGCCGATAGCCCGTGGTGTGAGCCGTTGGCCATACGGGCCATGCAGACTGGTGAGCTAGTCGGTTTCCTGATGCACGCCCTCGATCCGGATGAGAACAGCCGCTGGATCTACCGCCTGATGATTGACCGCAACCACCAGGGCCGCGGTTACGGGCGTGCTGCCCTACGAGCGCTCATGGCACATCTCCACACCTTGCCTGGAGGACCTGGCGTCGCCCTTGGTGTTGACCCCGAGAACATCGGCGCGCGACGTCTCTATGCTTCTGAAGGCTTTGTCGAGACCGGTGAAGTCATTGATGGCGAGTTGATCATGCGACGGATGTCTACGTGATCAAAGGCAGGGGCGCCGTGTCGCCCCTGCAACTTCGCAGAGCCATCCCCAACGGGTGCCTGACAAACAGGAGTTATAGATGAAGGAGAAAAGCATCGCCTCTCAGCGGGTACTTTTCATCGGACGCGAGCTATCCATCTCGGAAATTGCTGACCAAGCGTCAGTATGTTGTGCGGAGATTATTAGCGCGGCCGAAGATCTGGAGCTTGAGGTCGTCGGTCCATGGATTTTCGTTTCCCACAAGATGCCTAACAATTCCAACGACCGTTTTCGGATAGAATTCTGCCTGCCAGTGGAGGGTGACTTCGAAGAGCAGATCGAAGGGGTTCGCTATCAACTGCTACCGGCGTTACATTGCATCTATGAAGATTACCGAGGGCCACTCAGTGACCTCTTTTCCCATGGTTATGCGAAGCTCTTCGAAGGGGCTCGTGCAGCCGGCTGTAGACTAACCGACGAAAGCCGAGAGGTCTATCACAACTGGCAGGGACCAGATTCACTAGATAATCACATAGAACTCCAATTCGGCATCGTTTGAGCATGGCAAAGAATGCCTAGACCCTTCCTTGTGAACCTATTGATTGGACTGTTCAGGTGCCAGAACCCTGAACCGCTCTTAACGTCATAAATACGGAACGACGCATTTGGCCGATTGCTGCCGTCCGCGAGAGGCAGCTTTCGACCCTAAGCAGCCCTTCACGCGGAGGGCCACTATCAGCCAAAAGCAGACATGCGCACCTGGCAAAAGTAAGCTCTACAGACTTCAGGGATTCGAGAGCTGGAATGAGTAATTTGCTATCCATCACAAGCCACAAATCCAAGTACAGTCTCGGCTTCTACCCGACGTTTGCCGTTGACGGAGTACCTTTGGAGGTTTGGCTACCTCAGCACAATCGGGAAGCTGAGTTACACCTCGTATCAGCGCATTCAGGCTTGAGCGACGATGACGACACCTATTTGGTATGGGATCGGACCTATTCCACAGCGCCGGGCTGGGAGACTTTGGTCCCCCTGCTTGTTTGCTCTGATGACTTGGACCTGACATGTACCGTCATTGTTGCTGAGCAGCACGCCGATGAGCACCATGTCCAGTGGCGCCGATTTGGTTTGCTGAGGGATTTAATCACTTTGCAATGCCCTGCCGTTGATTGGTATGACTCAATACCGAGCCTGACTTTCGAGCGCTCCCGTTTCGAGAGTGTGCTGGATGCGTTCAGGAAACAAGAGAGCATCAAAATGGACTGGGACTAACGCG is a window from the Pseudomonas anuradhapurensis genome containing:
- a CDS encoding (2Fe-2S)-binding protein, yielding MSNVNLTVNGKLHSLDIDPDMPLLYALRNHLELNGAKYGCGLGQCGACTVIVDDQPVFACVTPCAGMQGRHVRTVESLGTPERPGPLQQAFIDTQAAQCGYCIAGMIMRAQALLEQNPRPDAATIRAHMATNLCRCGTHLRIIEAITRVVENGGLHVVHN
- a CDS encoding alkene reductase, which gives rise to MAPHLFNPIRVGALQLPHRIAMAPLTRSRAGQPGDIPTAMAAEYYAQRASAALIITEATQISRQGQGYAWTPGIYTAEQIAAWKQVSDKVHAQDGRIFMQLWHVGRVSHPSFQPDHGLPVAPSAIAAPGKTFIVDHDGNGVWGDVPVPRALEVEEIAAIIDDYRNAALNAMAAGMDGVEIHAGNGYLLDQFINSNSNQRSDPYGGSYQNRARLLLAVVQAVAREIGADRVGVRLTPMGRFMGMGDDTPFETFSYIVKSLNRYGLAYLHLVEPAVVGTVKDENFDPRWDEIILQLRDAWEGVLVIAGGYDAASAEQAIAEGRADVVAFGRPFLANPDLPRRIRDGLQLNTPDPATFFGGDERGYIDYPAHP
- a CDS encoding xanthine dehydrogenase family protein molybdopterin-binding subunit, with amino-acid sequence MSSTTEFGRRAFLQGGSLLMAFALMPAARKALADTEVDTLGTVVLAPDLPGSLRTNPYLDAWIKVGVEGITVYTGKVELGTGVKTALLQIAAERLDVSPAAVTFLTADTALTPNEGYTAGSHTIFDSGTALFNAAAQVRQMLMESAARRWGVDVSSLQTGGAMITAPSGARMSYAEAVAGVDLHQYAKANSPDLPPAQFKLIGHAIPRLDIPAKVSGGAAFVQDMRLPDMLHARVIRPPRPGCTLTGFDKQAIERLPGIVKVVEDGNYLAVVARDEWQAIKAMRAGYAAATWTTGEVIPDQAVIHQLLPKLQSRRYPIQHEGQPTPSSGKTYRARVTKQYLMHGSIGPSCSLAWFKDGTLTVWTHTQGVFPLRAGIAEMLGLPLTAVRCIHAEGSGCYGHNGADDAAADAALIAMRVPGVPVRVQWMREQENLWEPYSSAMLTELEAGLDSSGRINHWKYQLWTTPHNERITNAGRLVPARLLARPFTSAPSVPIAQPEGDGDRNAIPLYQTGASDIDMHFISEMPFRTSAMRSLGAHINVFAIEACLDELAAQAGVDAVEFRLSHLTDPRARAVVERARDEFAWPRRSPAPGTGIGLGFARYKNIMGYCAVAVEIQVHPQTGEIAIQRVVTAVDVGQIVNPDGLRNQVEGGIVQSSSWTLYEAVSYDPGGVRSYDWSGYPILRFPQLPKHVEVHLIDQPGQPFLGAAEIVQGPMAAALGNAVADATGQRRLALPLARKA
- a CDS encoding molecular chaperone gives rise to the protein MSRLLHTLSRPAMAALLLMSLASTAWCQLKIEGTRLIYQGSAKETNINVVNRSGLDTVVQSWVSSPDEGRDTPFAVVPPLALIPANGQQLLRVLYAGQGLPEDRESLFWLNILEIPRKPEQADTLQFAIRQRLKLFYRPAGLPGSASAAADGLQWRTPQPGRIEVHNPSAFHVSLVDLRLDNPGQSQQLTDYILLRPGQSLTLEAPSPLPVQSHLTFSELTDIGLQRHHRIALP
- a CDS encoding tautomerase family protein — its product is MPNILIKVPAGAFNEAQREQLLKRVSEAAIAHEHMGSALPQRGLCWVLIEQVRGADWLCGGVNLHAQAIPCIVTVKVPAGVLDAQMRKDYVQGLHQAIEHCVGQADGRMLMTSIQLVDVADGTWGANGNLWHLADFTRAAGYGHLVARAQPCG
- a CDS encoding GlxA family transcriptional regulator is translated as MYDFTILVTPGAFATSVAATLDILASAATVSGRLGLAAPRWRVCGPQPGPVALGHGLQLPVQPLEASAADHSCWVIPGIGVSDIELLEQRLAEPWTAPFLAALRSHIASGQEIAASCSAVFLLQAAGLLDGRRVTTSWWLAAHLQQLAPGCRVDPDFMVLADHPVTTAGAAFAQTDLMLHLLRRRLSPEIADAVGKALLLDRRQLQAPFVIPAVLAQGNALISRLTAEIERSLPEPASVTALAASVGMSERTLSRHVRKATGHSTRQLIQRVQLHKARALLESGDYSVEAVSAQVGYQDATALRRLMRRLLNATPRQLRQR
- a CDS encoding XdhC family protein; the encoded protein is MQHLDVTVLEQALAWADEGHSVWLCTVLSTFGSAPRAPGAMLVAIQSGAHSGSLSGGCVEEAFLEALGRGEHAAPAQVICYGASAEERSRLQLPCGGSLDVLVEHRRPSAEWRAHLRQLLDALRGQRRLTRVIDLEGGLFSTRSRTDGSDTVVRIGSRLEISLGPALRLLLAGLSPVAEACAQFARALGFEVIACDPREEVATLALEGVTVIPLLPSIYIANGGCHEATAVVALTHDPRIDDLALMEAVHTPAFYIGAMGSKRTSERRAERLRRIGGLSAADVARLHMPIGLDIGSRTPAEIALSVMADVLRVYRGKARTAL